The following DNA comes from Pseudobythopirellula maris.
CCTCTCGGACGAAGCTCTTGTTTTCACAGGCAACTTTCCGACACGCGACTTCGACGTGGCTCGCTTGTGCGGCCGCCTGCTGGTTGCTGCTGGCTGTCCCTGTGCGACAGGCCGCCGGACAGGACGACGCCGAGGCGTTCCGCGCGCCGCCGTTGCTCAAATCGGCGCCCGCCGAACGGTCGGTGCTCCGAGGAGAGCCCACCCCCGCGGCGCCCGAGGCGCTCCCCGCCCCTGCCGGCGCCTCGCTGCCGGCGCCGCCGAGCGAAGCCAAGCGACTCGACCCCGACCGGTTGGGTGGCGTGGCGTTGCCGCCCGAGCATCATCCCTGGGCTCGCTACGCGCCGGGCGCGTGGCGGCGTTTGCGGATCATCAACGAGACGTTCGATGACCGCGGCCGGCTCACCGGCCGCAGCGTGTCGCTACGGACCGAACGGTTGCTGGCGGTCGGCGCCGAAACCTACACGCTGCTCTCGACCACCCACGTTGAGGTAGAAGGCAAGCCGCTGCCGACCGCCTCGCAGGAAATCGAGCTCTCGCTGCTGGCCGACTCGCCCGAATCGATCGCTTCGGCCGAGATCCTCGAGCCCGCCAGCCTGACGGTCGGCGGCCAGATGGTGCCTTGCGAACGCTGGCGGATCACGGCCAACCTGCCGCGAGGCCGCTGGGAAGAAACGGTGTTCTACGCCGCGGGCCATGCTCCCTACTTGTTGAAGCGTGAGCGGGTGTTGCTTGCCAGCAGACCGACCACGCCGCCGGACGAGAGCCAAGATCAAGCCGACGAGGGCGAGAACGCAGTCTCGCCGCAGCCGACCGTGGACGCCGATCACCCCGCCCAGCGATCCTGGCAGTCGGTCACCCGGACCGACCTGCCGGCCGAGATCGGCGACAAGCTCCACGAGAGCTTCCAAGTGCACGGCGAGACCACGTCGGACAGCTTGCGCGTGCTCACCTCAGAAACCCACTGCGCGGCGGCGCCGGGCGGGCTCGTCTCGGCCCGCACGGTCGAGTACGACGCCGTGGGCCGCCGCACCGGCTGGACCTCGATGCAGCTCGTGGCCCTGGGGCTCGATCCCGAGGGGGCCGACGACCTGGACGACGAGGATGGCTTTCGACCCCGGCGGCTGCTGCGGCTGCTGCGTGAGCTCGAATAAGCCGATTAATAAGAGAAATCGCTGCGATTTCGGCGCCTGCAACCACCGAACCGAATCCTGCCGGCGTTCGTACCCGGCGATAGGAACCCCGTCGAACGGGGGCCGTCGGGTGGCGGAGGCGTGACCTTGCCCCGATTCCCGAGGCTCGCTATCGTCTCAAAGTGCTGGTGTGCTTGGGTTTAGTCGTCTCTTAAGAGGTAGCGACCACCCCTTCGGATCGGTCTTCGCTAAGCCGCGACGACCGCCCGCGGGTTCCCCCCTCAGCCGAAAAACGGGCGTCCCACGGAACCGACGCCCCACTGCCCTCATCGTATGACCATCACGCCGCACTTCGACAGCGGCGCCGACCGACCAGGAAGCTCGCATGAAATACGCTGCTAGCGACACGCCAAGCCCCTCCCGCCAGTCACCCCGGATCGCCTTGCTCGCCTGCGTGGCGGCCCTGTTTGGCGCGGCCTTGTTTAGCACGGCCCCGCTCGCGGCCCGGCCGACCGAGCCGTCGGCTTCCGATCGCCAGATCGCGATGACGGTCCGTTACTTCATGGAGCGGCAGCACCTCTCGCGTCATCCGATCGACGACGAGATCTCGCAGCGCGGCCTCGACGCGTTCCTCAAGACCCTCGACCCGTGGAAGCTGTACTTCTACCAGTCGGACGTCGACGAGTTCATGACGCAGCGCAACCAGCTCGACGACCTGTTCCGCCGCGGCGACATCCGCTTCGCCTACACCGTGTTCAGCCGGTTCCTCGCCCGGGTCGACGAGCGGGTGGCCACGGCCACCGAGTGGGTCGACCGGCCGCACGACTTCACGGTCGACGAGGAGATGATCCGCGACCGCGACGAAGCGCACTACCCCAAGAGCCCCGAGGAGGCCGACGACCGCTGGCGCAAGCGGGTGAAGTTCGACCTGTTGACTCAGATCGCCGACAAGAGCGAAATCGACGAGGTGCGTGAGAACGGCATCGACCCCGAGGTGCTCACCGAGGCGCGTGACAAGATCCGCAAGCGCTACAACAGCCTCCGCAAGCGTTGGGACCAGACCAGCGACGACGAGCTGATGGAGCTCTACCTCACGTCGATCACGAGCGGCTTCGACCCGCACTCCAGCTACATGAGCCCCTCGACGCTGGAGAATTTCAACATCCAGATGCGGCTCGAGCTCGACGGCATCGGCGCCTCGCTCCGCGGCGTGGACGGCTACACCGAGGTGGCCGACGTCATCGCCGGCGGCGCCGCCGACGAGCACGGCAAGCTCAAGAAGGGCGACCAGATCATCGGCGTCGGCCAAGGCACGGGCGGCGAGCTGACAGACATCGTCGACATGAAGCTCAACGACGTCGTGAAGCTGATCCGCGGCAAGCGCGGCACGACCGTGCGGCTTGAGGTGAAGCCGGTGGACAACCCCAAGGAGATCAAGGTCTACACGATCACACGCGACCGCATCGAGCTGAAGAACCAAGAGGCCCGCAGCACGGTGATCGAGTGGGGCGCGAAGCCGAGCGGCCAGCCCTACAAGCTGGGCGTGATCCACCTGCCGAGCTTCTACATGGACATGGACGGCGCCCGCGCCGGGTTGCCCGACTTCCGCAGCACCACGCGTGACGTGCGCCGGCTGCTCGAAGGGTTCAACCGCGACGGCGTCGACGCCGTGGTGATCGACCTCCGCTTCAACGGCGGCGGCTCGCTCACCGAGTCGGTCAACATGACCGGCCTGTTCATCGACCGCGGCCCCGTCGTGCAGGTGAAGGGCACGGACGGTCGAACCCAGCCGTACGACGACCCCGAGCCCGGCATGGTTTGGTCGGGCCCGCTGGCGGTGCTCACCAACAAGTTCAGCGCGTCGGCCAGCGAGATCTTCGCCGGCGCCATCCAGGACTACGGCCGCGGCATCGTCATCGGCGACGAGTCGACCCACGGCAAGGGGACCGTTCAGCAGCTCTACGACCTGGGCGACCGGCTGTTCGGCTTGGCGAACCGGCCGAGCATGGGCGCCCTGAAGATGACGATCCAGCAGTTCTACCGCCCCGGCGGCGACAGCACCCAGAACCGCGGCGTGCTCGCCGACGTCACGGTGCCGTCGATCACCGATCACCTGGACGGCATCGCCGAGTCGGACATGGATTTCGCCATGGCGTTCGACCGCGTTCGGCCGCTGCGGCACGACCGCTTCGCGATGATGACGCCCGAACTAGGCGCCGAGTTGCAGCGGATGTCGATGGAGCGGATCGCGGCGTCGGAGGACTTCGCCGAAGACACGACCCGCATCCGCCGCTACGAGGAGCAGAAGGACGACAAGACCGTGACGCTCAACCTGATTGAGTACCTCACCGAACGCGAGGAGCTCGACGTTGACAAGGAACAGGAAGAGATCGGCGAGAAACTCTCCGACACGGACAAGCCGGTCTACGACATGGATGAGCACTACAACCAAGAGGCGCTCTCGATCGTGGTCGACTACCTGAAGCTCCTCAAAGAGAACAAGGTGGCCGTGGCTCGCTGAACCGAGGGCCCCAATCCAAACGCCCCCAAGCCGCCGGCGGAAGCCGGCGGCTTTTTTTCTCCCCCACGAGGGGAGGGAAAACAGCAGCGGCTTCGCCGCTTCTAGATCGCACTACCGCTAGCCGTAGCGTTGTTTTCGCCTTTTCGACGTCGAATCACACCGCCACACACGCTACGCATCCGTGCGATTCGCACTAGGACTCCTCATACTCGCTCAAGGCTTTTTTCCATGCAGCATCGCACCCTCGGCAAAACCGGCTGGCAAGTCTCCCCCATCGGCTTCGGCGCTTGGGCGATCGGCGGCTCGTGGGGGTCGGTCGACGACGACCAGTCGTTTGCCGCGTTGCACAAGGCGATCGACCTGGGCGTCAACCTGATCGACACCGCCGACGTGTACGGCGACGGCCGCAGCGAGCGGCTCGTCGGGCAAGTCGTCAAGGAGCGGAGCGAGCAGGT
Coding sequences within:
- a CDS encoding carboxy terminal-processing peptidase — translated: MKYAASDTPSPSRQSPRIALLACVAALFGAALFSTAPLAARPTEPSASDRQIAMTVRYFMERQHLSRHPIDDEISQRGLDAFLKTLDPWKLYFYQSDVDEFMTQRNQLDDLFRRGDIRFAYTVFSRFLARVDERVATATEWVDRPHDFTVDEEMIRDRDEAHYPKSPEEADDRWRKRVKFDLLTQIADKSEIDEVRENGIDPEVLTEARDKIRKRYNSLRKRWDQTSDDELMELYLTSITSGFDPHSSYMSPSTLENFNIQMRLELDGIGASLRGVDGYTEVADVIAGGAADEHGKLKKGDQIIGVGQGTGGELTDIVDMKLNDVVKLIRGKRGTTVRLEVKPVDNPKEIKVYTITRDRIELKNQEARSTVIEWGAKPSGQPYKLGVIHLPSFYMDMDGARAGLPDFRSTTRDVRRLLEGFNRDGVDAVVIDLRFNGGGSLTESVNMTGLFIDRGPVVQVKGTDGRTQPYDDPEPGMVWSGPLAVLTNKFSASASEIFAGAIQDYGRGIVIGDESTHGKGTVQQLYDLGDRLFGLANRPSMGALKMTIQQFYRPGGDSTQNRGVLADVTVPSITDHLDGIAESDMDFAMAFDRVRPLRHDRFAMMTPELGAELQRMSMERIAASEDFAEDTTRIRRYEEQKDDKTVTLNLIEYLTEREELDVDKEQEEIGEKLSDTDKPVYDMDEHYNQEALSIVVDYLKLLKENKVAVAR